The genomic window GGACGTTCAGTGAAGATCCAGATGGGAATCCTTTCCATTTTTGCTCAAATACTACATCTTGTAGCACATATTATTGTCCTGAATTTCAAGCAAATACACCATATTTACATATTCCGGTATCTATAGCTTTGCAGAATCAAATAGCAGCTCAGGTGAATTTTCTTGCGAGTTTATTTATGCCTGCATGTCCTTCAAATATATGTACAAATTGTACACCATCAGTGAGCATTAGCTACTCTGTTTGTAACGATGGTTCCAGTTGTGAAAATATAAGTGAAGAGCACTGTTGGAATACTAAGATAATAGTTCAATTTACATATATATGTTGTGGAGGATCGCATATATAACAGCATGTACTACATAAATTTATATGTTGGAAATCGATTATATTATTATTCTGATGTAAAATTTAGCTGAATTAATTTATAAGTTTATACTATAAGGTTTTTAATTTAACTAGTAAAACAATTCTTACTAATATTAAATTTTAAATTAATGCTGGGGTGAGTTTTTAGTCGCCCCAGCATTAATTGTTTGATTTCTTAGGATAGCTAGTTTAATGACAAAGATATCCTGTTGAATTTAATCTTAATATATTTCTATATTTAGCAATTAATAGAATTGTTAGGTATTTAGAGCTAATTTATTAAATATGATGAAATAATTTATAAAAGAAATTCTTCTGGCTTATGCAATAAATCACCATTTTTTGATGAAGTATTGATCCATAAGTGAGTTTATCAATTCAGACTCAAATCCTTTTTGATATAATGATCTGAAGATTTTTTGTTTTGCTGCAAAATCTATTTCTTTTGAATTCTGAGCTAGAGATATAATTTGTTTAAAGGCCTCATTTTCGTATTCTTCATCAGATATTTCTTGCAAAGCAATTTGAACCAATTTTCCAGTTATACCATGTACTTCCAGCTCGTGAATTATTTTTTTCTTACCCCAATGATTGATTCTGAACTTTCCTCTGACAAAACTTCTTGCAAATCTTTCTTCGTTCAGATACCCGGATTTTATAAGTTCTAAAGTGATTTCGCCGGCTATCTCTCTACCGCATTTTAGCTCATACAATTTTTTTTCAACCTGCTTTTGACTACGATCCTGATACGCACAGTAATGTTGTAATTTTTGTAGTGTGATTTCTTTTGACGAATAAATCTTATTCATTAGGAAATTGAGGGCAATAATTCTTGAATAGTTCTGGTGAAATCACTATTCAGTTTCATATGATGAGTTTGAATGCCAACTGCACTAGCGGAAGTTGTATTTTCAATTTTGTCATCAATAAACAAACATTCTTCTGCATTTAAATTATAATGCTGCAGGATATATTCAAAAATTCTCCTTTCAGGTTTTCTCATAAACACTTCAAATGACAATACACTGTGATGAAACAAATGGCGGTCAAAATCAACTAGTCCACATTCCTGAGCAATTTTTTTTCTGACAAAATGGATATGAGTGAGGTTTGTATTGCTGACTAATATCAAGGTGTATTTTTTTTTGAGTTCTTCAAGCGTGGAAATCGTTTCAAGGGACATGCTACCCAGCATGGCATTCCAGGCTGTTCGATAGAGCTCTCCATCAAAAATCTTTAGAGATCTTGTCTGTAGTCTATTAAAAAAAGATTCTTCTCCGATTTCTCCACGGTCAAAAGGATGAAACACCAACTCATCAATATTCTGCAGTTTAGTAGGGTCCAACAGTTTTTTGAAATGATCTGAAGTTTGGGATTCATAAAGCGAAAGTAATACTCCCCCAAGATCAATAAGTAAAGATGTTACCGGCTTTGTTTCCATCATCCGCAAATTTCGTACATTCTTTTTGCAAAACATACCCCATCATAAAGAACTTAAATGGTAACATGGCTTTTAGATGATAGGAGATTTATTTTAAATCAATTCCTAATACATTCTGAGATCTCTTAATCATCTTCGGCGGATGATTGGCGTGGATAATTAATAAGATTTTCATACTTTTGCGCCGGATTGTTCAGATCCGGTCCCATAGCTCAGTCGGTTAGAGCATCTGACTCATAATCAGAGGGTCCCTGGTTCGAGCCCAGGTGGGACCACTTACATTTCCAAAATACATCCTAAGAAAGCTAAGCTCGTGACCTTGAGCTTTTAGAAGTTAGCATTGACATCAAGCCAAGACCCGCCGTTTTTGCAATCTACGCCATTACTAGTCAAGAATGAGGTGGCTTGCTGGCTTCGTATACCACTGGCACAACACAAAATGATTGGTGAAGGCAAAGATTTTAGCTTTTCAAGGTGGAGATGAATCTCTTGAAGAGGAATATTTACAGAACCAGCGACATGGCCTCCCTGAAACTCCTGTGGTGTTCGAACATCTACTATTGTTGCTTTCATTTGAAATAAGAATTTGCTAGATCAACGCCAAAAAGTAAAATTTTGTTTATACTTTGGAGTTGAAAATTTAAACAAAAATGAAAATAATCTGAAATGTGCGAACTATGTTAGCTTGAGACAATTGCGTTAGTCTGGAAAGCCATTGCTTTGACAGCCTTGTTGGTTACTTTGATCGAATTAATTCTATACAGACTATTTGGGCTTTATATTTGAACTATGAATCAGCTGGAAATATTTAGGATAGCACTAAGTAATATTCGAGCGAACCTTTTGCGCTCAGCCATTACCCTTACAATCATTGCACTGGGAGTAATGGCACTGGTGGGAATCCTTACCGCAATAGATGGCATCATTTTTAGTATGAGCAGCAATTTTAGTTATTTGGGTGCAAATTCTTTCAATATTCAAAGACTCAATTCTGACATGAGAAGCCATCAAGGTGGACGCAAAAGTCAAGAGTCGGAGCAAATTGATTATTTCCAGGCAACATCGTTTAAAGAGAAATTTACAGAACAAGGATTAGTAAGTCTTTCAGTTGGGTGCACTAATAATGCCACAATCAAGTTTGGATCTGAAAAAACCAATCCTACAGTTAGAGTTAGGGCAATTGATGATAACTATTTCAAAGTTGCAGGGTATGAAATTGAGTATGGCAGATCTTTTTCTCCACAAGAACAAGAATCAGGATCAGCCAAAGCCATAATTGGGATGGAATTGGTCAAGAAACTATTTAAAGATAAACCCGAATATGCATTACTCAAATCTATTTCAGTCAACGACCAGAAATATCAAGTCGTAGGTGTACTTAAATCAAAAGGCGCAAGTATGAATGAAGGTGCCGACAGAAGGATACTGATTCCTCTGGTCAATGGGCGAGTAATGTATGGAGATTTGGACTACGATATCAGCGTGAAAGTAGACGACGCAGTACGGATGGAAGCAGTCATTTCTTCAGCTACTGGGGTTATGAGGATAGTTCGAGGATTGAAATCATTTGAAGAAAACGACTTCGAAATCAGGAAAAGTGATGGAATAATAGAGTTTCTAAAAGAAAATACCACAAAACTTAGAGCAGCTGCAATAGCAATTGGTTTGATGACACTGCTGGGAGCAGCAATTGGATTGATGAATATCATGCTGGTTTCTGTAACAGAGCGCACAAAGGAAATAGGCATCATTAAGGCATTAGGCGCAACACGACGAAATATTCTGATTCAATTTTTGATCGAAGCTGTATTAATCTGCCTGATTGGTGGAGTATTGGGTGTAGCTTTGGCGATTCCACTGGGCAACATCGTAACGGTACTGATGGGTGGACCGTATATCATTCCGTGGGCTTGGATAATACTAGGATTTGCAGTTTGTACGATCGTGGGAATCGTAGCGGGACTATATCCGGCTGTGAAAGCATCCGCATTGGATCCGGTAGAGTCCCTTAGGTACGAATGAATTTTTGAGAATCGATTATATTTATTTTCAAATTCAGTAAGAATATATCTTTAGCTGTAAATTTATTTTCCCATTGCAATGGTCAGCATACTGATTTTTGAGCCCTTGATTTGCAATAATTCACGTGCACAAGACTCAAGAGTTGCGCCTGTAGTGAGCACATCATCGACTAACAAAAAATGGGATCCTTCGTACTTCAATGAAGCAGGCAAAAGCCTGAAAACCCTTTGCATGTTTTCAAAGCGTTCTGCCCGATGTTTTTCAACTTGGGAGTGCGTTGCAATTTCTCTTGATAATATGTCCGTGCGGACAGGGATATTTAGTATCTCGGACAAGCCTTTCGCAAACTTTTCGCTTTGATTGTAACCTCTTAATATTTGTCTTTTTTTATGCAAAGGTACCGGAATGATGCAATTGATGCCATGGACAAATTTTGAATTGAGCAATATCTGTCCGAATCTTTCGCCTATCTTAATTCCAATTTCTGGTTTGTTTTTATACTTGAGAGCTTCCAGCATTTGCTGGACTCTTCCCCCCTTAGTATAAATAAAAAGTGCAGACCCTGCTACAAGAGGTATACGGCCTTGGAAATGATCCGTGAAAGGATTGGTTTCATACTGAAACATGTCCGATGGGTGAACATGGTACTGGCATTTTTCGCAGAATAGTTCATTACTCTGAAGACACTTTTCCTCACAACAAATGCAGTATTGAGGATAAAATAAATCTACCATGGATTGAAATCCACGTTTAAATAATTGTGCTGACTTATGAAGTCCAGGAAATTGCATAAAATGGCTCGGGGAAAATAAGGTGTAAAAAAAAGCCGACCAGAGATAATTGATCGGCTTCTAATTTTTTGTTATTTATTATATACGGATTGCTTCTTAAACTTCTCAACAAGCAAATAATAAATTATAGCTCTGTGTTTTTGTTTGTTTCCGGCACCCATTTTTTGAACTGCATCTGCGATTGCTTGATCCAATTCGTTGCTGTCTGCCAAGCCCAATTTTTTGATTAAAAAGTTGGTTTTGATCCTATCCAATTCGGATTTGTCACTTCCAGCAACAATTGAAGAATCATTGCTATAAATAGCCGGACCAAGACCTTTGGTCACTGCTTTCAATAATGTAGGATCTACTGAAATTCCTAATTTTTTGGCCTCTGCTGTGTACAGGTCCAGTTTTTCATCAAATTTACTCATTGCTAAAGTTTTATAAAAGTATGTGAAAGAGCAATCGCTCAAATTTAACAACTTGTGGACGTAAAAAATTCACGGAAGTCACTTTTTTCGCCATTCTAAAAGAAAGGAGACATTTTTTTAGCCTGATTAGAATATCGTACCTTTGAAACTTTTAATCGATAGATCATATGCGTTTATTAGTAATTGCTTTCTTTTTGTTTTTTGCTGGATTGATCGAAGCTCAAACATCTTATTTTCAGCAAAGAACGGATTATAAAATTAGTGTCAGTCTGGATGATAAAAAGCATCAACTGGATGGAAAACTAGAACTCAAATATACGAATAATAGTCCACATGTTTTAGACAAAATTGGATTTCATCTATGGCCGAACGCATACAGTACAAAGTCTACCGCATTTGCAAAGCAAAAGAGCAAGCAGAAATCACTGAAATATCATTTCGCTCCGATTACTCAAATGGGAAATATTACTGAGTTGGATTTTAGAGTGGATCAGGAACAAGCGAAACTTATGATAGACACAAAAAATCCTGACATGGCTTGGCTTATTTTGAATCAGCCATTGAAACCAGGACAAACTATCAGAATCGAAACTCCGTTCCAGGTAAAAATTCCTATCACTTTCAGCCGACTTGGGCACAATGGACATACATATGAAATCACCCAATGGTACCCAAAGCCGGCAGTTTATGATGCTAAAGGCTGGCATCTTATGCCATATTTGGACCAGGGAGAGTTTTTTTCGGAGTTTGGAAACTTCGATGTGAATATACATTTACCCGAAAACTATGTCGTGGCATCGACGGGTGAACTTCAAGATGAAAGCGAAAAGCGTTTTTTGGAAGAAAAGGTGAGACAATCTTCACAAGCTATTGCAAACCAAACCAAGCTTTACGATAAAGATCCTGAATCATCCTCACAATACAAAACAATCAGGTACCTTGCTGAGAATGTCCATGATTTTGCCTGGTTTGCTTCCAAGAGATTTTATGTGCAGAAATCAAATTGCCAAGTCCAGGTATTTAAAAATATTGAAACGTGGGGCTTTTTTGAAAACCCAAAATTTTGGTCAAAATCAGCTGAATATGTAAAACGGGCTGTAGAATTTTATTCTGCAAATGTTGGTACTTATCCCTGGCCCCAAGCGACAGCTGTTGAAGCAGCACTAAGTGCTGGGGGAGGAATGGAATATCCCATGATCACGGTGATCAGTGGAGCTAATGATGATGCTTCACTGGATAATGTCATCACTCACGAAGTTGGACATAACTGGTTTTACGGGATACTTGGTAGCAATGAGCGCGAACACCCGTTTATGGATGAAGGCATTAATACATATTATGAGAACAGATATATGGATAGTTTCTATGCAGTAAGAGAAGGTTTTTTACCCAGAAAATGGAATAAATATCTGGGCAATCTTGATCAGAACCAATTGGGATTTAGAGTATTCCAAAGAAGTCACCTCTCTCAACATCCTGATCAGCATTCAGCCAACTTCTTTTCGTGGAATTATGGAATTGATGTTTATTCAAATACAGGCTACTATTTAGAATATTTAGAAAAGTATTGGGGTAAGAAGAAGTTTGACTCAGCTATGAAGAATTATTATAATGAATGGAAGTTTAAACACCCATATCCTGAAGATTTAAAGGCATCACTGGAAAAGAATGCAGGAGAGGATTTATCTTGGTTGTTTGAAGGTCTTCTACAATCTGATAACAAAACGGATTATGCCATTCGATCTTTGAAAAAAAATGCAGATGGCAGTCAACTCATTTTGAAGAATCATGGCAAAATAGCAGCTCCGATTAAAATCACAGCTTGGGTTAAGGATAGTATTTATTTTGAAAATTGGGTTCCCGGATTTGAAAGGGAAATGAAGTTGCCTTTTCCCAATCGGAATTGGACAAAAATCGAGTTAGATCGAGAGTTGAGATCTACGGATCTCTATCCTTCAAATAATACATACCGACCCAATCGCTTATTTCCAAAATGTGATCCAATCCGATTATCATTACTACCCTTGATGGAAAAACCATCGTATAATCTAATAGGTATTACTCCTCTTGTTGGGTGGAATGACTATAATAAATGGATGTTGGGGGCTTTAATTTCAAATCCGGTATTGCCCCAGCAAAAATTCAAATGGTCTCTGCAACCGATGTATAGTACAGAAACGAAACATCTAGTCGGTAAACTCAACCTGAGTTATTCAAGATTTATTATTGGAAAGCCTTTATACAAGATTGATTTTGGATTGAAAGCTAAACAATTTGCGTACACGAGAATCCTATCCGATCAGCAAATATTAAACTATAATCAATTAAGCCCATTTGTAGCTTTGAATTTCATTCATGATCATTCCATTTTATCTAATGGAGAGTTAAAATATCAGGTACATTTTATTCAAGATCAGGTATTGAATTATAGTGAAAAGTTGCCAATAACAGATCATGTAAATAATGTTATTCATCAACTCAAATATACTTTTGTAAAAACTCATGGATTAGGAAACTTGCGCGCTTCAGCAAATTTACAATATGAACGTTACAAAATAATTAATAGTGATAAAGAGCAATATTTGAGACTGGATCTTGACTGTTATAAGAATTGGATTTATAAAAAAGGAAGAGGGGTTGAAACCAGAATTTTTACCTCTTTCTTTCCTTTGAATTCTCAGAGAAATTCCTCATTCATCGCTGCACGTGGAGTTCACTCATTTACAAGAGGTTCTGTTGGATTGTCTTATCAAGGATATATGGATGCAACCAATGAAAATTTCTTTTTTGGTAGAACAGCACCCGAGGGTATATGGTCACAACAAATTGCAGAATTCCAGGGAGGTTTTCATGTTGCAAATGGAGTGGCACAACGAGGGAATTTTGGCAACACCAACACATTCTTAGTAGCTGTAAATCTAAGTATGGACTTACCTTTTCCTAAAGTGGGAAGGATTATCAGACCTTATGTAGATCTGGGATATTTTAAGCCTTCATCTGATCTCATTCCGAAGAGTGAGCAAACAGCATTTACTTCCGGTATTCAACTCAGATTATTGAGAAATTATTTGCAGTTCAATTTTCCAGTTTTTCATTCATCAAATATCAGAACTTTATATCAGTCACAAGACTCTCATAACTATTTTAAAGAAATTACATTTACTTGTAGGTTTAGTCCAGTAAGTTTAATCAATATCATCAATTCTATTAAGTTAAACTAATAAAATAAATTGCCATGACAGAACTGAATGGAATCAAATATGAATTAAAATCTAATGTTTGTATCATCTATCTCAATAGGCCTGAAGTTTACAATTCTTTTAACAGAGAAATGTCAATTTCATTACAAAAAGCACTTTATTACTGCCAGGAAAGTATTGATGTGAGAGCAGTTATGATTACAGGAATTGGCAGAGGATTTAGTGCTGGTCAGGATTTAAAAGAAGCAATAGCTGTCGATGGCCCGACCATGGAAACGATTTTAGCTGAACATTATAATCCGATCATCAGAAGAATCTGTTCGATGAGCAAACCGGTCGTTGCAGCTGTCAATGGAGTAGCAGCTGGAGCAGGAGCAAATCTTGCTTTGGCATGCGATATTGTTTTAGTCTCCAATTCTGCATCTTTTATACAAGCTTTTTCAAAAATTGGATTGATTCCAGATTGTTCAGGAACTTTCTTTTTGCCTAGATTGATTGGCCTGCAAAGGGCTAAGGCTTACATGATGACCGGGGAGAAAATAGATAGCCGGGATGCATTGAATTTGGGTATAGCCTTCAAGTTATACCAGGACGAAGAGTTTTTTGCGTCAGCTTTTGAATTTACTCTGAAACTAGCTGTGATGCCAACAAAAGCACTTGCATTAACAAAGAAAGCTTTATTACTTTCACAGGATAATAATTTGGAGGCCCAGTTGAATACCGAATTGGAACTGCAGCTCCAAGCGGGTGCCAGCTCAGATTTTAAGGAAGGCGTTGCTGCATTTCTTGAAAAACGAGCTCCTGTTTTTACCGGGAACTAATTGAATACAAAAATAGGTTATAAATTTTTGAATTATTTTATAAGCAAAAACGAAAACAATGTTTGGACGAAGTGGCTATCCTCAAGGAAATTATGGTAATCCGGGTACCAGAGGCTTGGTTTCCAGATTAGGTGCTCCCTTGATCATCGGTTTGGTAATATTTGGGTTTTCTTACTTCCAGTATTGCAATACCAAATCATATAATGAATATTTGGGTATAGAACAGCATGTGAGTCTCACTCCTGAGCAAGAAATCGCTATGGGATTGCAATCTCTACCAATGATGGTACAGCAATATGGAGGTCTGGATCCTGATCAAAGAGGCCAGAATCTAGTCAAAACTGTTGGTAAAAAGCTGGTTCAAAATTCTGTAGCTGCCAAAACGCCTTATCAGTATGATTTTCATTTGCTTGCAGACCAGGAGACTGTCAACGCTTTTGCTCTGCCAGGGGGACAAGTTTTTATAACCCGTGCACTGTTGGCTAGACTGCAGAACGAGGATCAACTTGCAGGTGTATTAGGGCATGAGATAGGTCACGTAATCGGTCGACATTCAGGTGAGCGGATGTCCAAAGAAGGCTTGCTAAGTGGACTTGCCAATGCTGTAGGGATAGCTCTGGGTGATTATGGTGCTGCACAAATGGCTCAACAAGCAGCTGCATTGATAGGACTCAAATACGGGAGAGATCAGGAATTACAGTCTGACGAATTGGGAGTAAAATTTATGCTAGATAGTAAATACAACCCTGAAGCCATGATTGATGTTATGGAAATTCTCAAACAAGCCTCTGGAGGCTCCAGCCAAGATGAGTTTACTTCAACACATCCTGACCCGGACAATAGAAAAGAAAAAATCAGGGCAGCTATTGATAAATACAAGAAATAACCCGCGCATCATAGGAATATTAAGATTTGGATTGAGGAAAAAGGAATTCTATTTCTCGATCTAATATTTCATCAAGACTTTCATTTTTTTGATTCCTGGGTAAAAACCCGGTGTAACCATCATTTGCTTCTACCAAGTCTCTTTCAAAGTCTATGTTTTTTTGGTCGATTGTATAATAAATGCCTCTGTCTTTCAGATCTTGTGCCAGATATTCTTGCTCAAATTGCCCTGGAGTAGGTATTAAAAATGCTTTTTTGCAAATGATGCTCAAGTCCAACAGTGTTGTATATCCCGATCTGCTTACGATCATGTCCGATGCACACATGGCCTTATTGAGTTCTGGGGAATAAAGAATATCAACAATCTGAAAAGACTCGTCAGAAATGATGTGATGAATTTCTTTCTTGCCCCTTATCAGTAAACATTTAAGGTGAGAAAGTTTAGGGCGATAATCCAGTATCTTTTCTTCCAAAATAGTTCTTTGGGGTTCCGGTCCCGAAAGCACAAAACAAATGTCATACCTTTTGCTGAGCTCCAATTTTTGAAAGCGACTAATATTGCCTAAGAAAATTTTTTTGGCGGATTTAAAATTGTGAGCCAATATACCGGAAATATTATCGCTTCCAGCCCTGTCAGGTACCCAGAGTCGATCAAATTTGTTATAAAATAGTTTCAACCAAGTATCACTAAACCAACTGAATGACTTGATACTCAATGGTATATGTAAATGGTGAGCAATCATGACTGACGGAATTTTACCGTGAAAAGCTCCAAACCTTGTGTCTGAAATAAGAAGCTCTATTTTGAGCAACCTAACGAGTTCACGAATTTTGATGTGTTCTTTCCAAATTGAAAGATGCATTTTTCCCAATTGCGTCAACATGTTTAAATACATATTGGACGAAGGGTAATTTATTTTATAATCAGGTAATTCAAAAACCTCAATTTCAGGAAATTCTGAACGCAAGAAATCCACTCCTGCACCGGATGATGCAAGCAACACCTCATGTCCACTATTTATAAAGTACCTGATAACAGGAATACTTCTAGTCAAGTGGCCCAGACCCCAATGTTGCGGACAAATCAATACTCTCACTTTGGTGGATTGATATCAGGCATAAAGATAAATCTCATAAGAAGATAATCTAACTTGTATCAGTTTATTATGGTGACCTATATAATGGATCATATTCACCTAGCGTTTACTAATACATTGTATATTTCGGCTAAACCTCCATTATTACTAAAAGAAATTGGCTTTTGACTGCATTCTCAAAGTTTAGATCGATTGTAAATTGTGGTCCTGGTGAAGGATTGAGCTGTAGACAGTGTATGTTTCTGGGGAGCATGCATTTATTGGCTTTTGGATTGTGTTGGTCAAATTTTTTAGTGTCTGTTTCTACGATAATGCTTGCAGCTACAGCCGTTTTTTCAATTGTAAATACTTTTCCATACATACACTTGAAACCTAATCTGAGGAATGAAATCAAAGAAATTATTGATCATCCTGAACTATTGGGTTTATGGTTTATTTTTTTCAGTGTTTTTATTTCAGGTTTATG from Saprospiraceae bacterium includes these protein-coding regions:
- a CDS encoding glycosyltransferase is translated as MRVLICPQHWGLGHLTRSIPVIRYFINSGHEVLLASSGAGVDFLRSEFPEIEVFELPDYKINYPSSNMYLNMLTQLGKMHLSIWKEHIKIRELVRLLKIELLISDTRFGAFHGKIPSVMIAHHLHIPLSIKSFSWFSDTWLKLFYNKFDRLWVPDRAGSDNISGILAHNFKSAKKIFLGNISRFQKLELSKRYDICFVLSGPEPQRTILEEKILDYRPKLSHLKCLLIRGKKEIHHIISDESFQIVDILYSPELNKAMCASDMIVSRSGYTTLLDLSIICKKAFLIPTPGQFEQEYLAQDLKDRGIYYTIDQKNIDFERDLVEANDGYTGFLPRNQKNESLDEILDREIEFLFPQSKS
- a CDS encoding DUF2853 family protein yields the protein MSKFDEKLDLYTAEAKKLGISVDPTLLKAVTKGLGPAIYSNDSSIVAGSDKSELDRIKTNFLIKKLGLADSNELDQAIADAVQKMGAGNKQKHRAIIYYLLVEKFKKQSVYNK
- a CDS encoding M48 family metalloprotease; amino-acid sequence: MFGRSGYPQGNYGNPGTRGLVSRLGAPLIIGLVIFGFSYFQYCNTKSYNEYLGIEQHVSLTPEQEIAMGLQSLPMMVQQYGGLDPDQRGQNLVKTVGKKLVQNSVAAKTPYQYDFHLLADQETVNAFALPGGQVFITRALLARLQNEDQLAGVLGHEIGHVIGRHSGERMSKEGLLSGLANAVGIALGDYGAAQMAQQAAALIGLKYGRDQELQSDELGVKFMLDSKYNPEAMIDVMEILKQASGGSSQDEFTSTHPDPDNRKEKIRAAIDKYKK
- a CDS encoding ComF family protein; the encoded protein is MQFPGLHKSAQLFKRGFQSMVDLFYPQYCICCEEKCLQSNELFCEKCQYHVHPSDMFQYETNPFTDHFQGRIPLVAGSALFIYTKGGRVQQMLEALKYKNKPEIGIKIGERFGQILLNSKFVHGINCIIPVPLHKKRQILRGYNQSEKFAKGLSEILNIPVRTDILSREIATHSQVEKHRAERFENMQRVFRLLPASLKYEGSHFLLVDDVLTTGATLESCARELLQIKGSKISMLTIAMGK
- a CDS encoding enoyl-CoA hydratase/isomerase family protein; amino-acid sequence: MTELNGIKYELKSNVCIIYLNRPEVYNSFNREMSISLQKALYYCQESIDVRAVMITGIGRGFSAGQDLKEAIAVDGPTMETILAEHYNPIIRRICSMSKPVVAAVNGVAAGAGANLALACDIVLVSNSASFIQAFSKIGLIPDCSGTFFLPRLIGLQRAKAYMMTGEKIDSRDALNLGIAFKLYQDEEFFASAFEFTLKLAVMPTKALALTKKALLLSQDNNLEAQLNTELELQLQAGASSDFKEGVAAFLEKRAPVFTGN
- a CDS encoding HAD-IA family hydrolase yields the protein MMETKPVTSLLIDLGGVLLSLYESQTSDHFKKLLDPTKLQNIDELVFHPFDRGEIGEESFFNRLQTRSLKIFDGELYRTAWNAMLGSMSLETISTLEELKKKYTLILVSNTNLTHIHFVRKKIAQECGLVDFDRHLFHHSVLSFEVFMRKPERRIFEYILQHYNLNAEECLFIDDKIENTTSASAVGIQTHHMKLNSDFTRTIQELLPSIS
- a CDS encoding rhodanese-like domain-containing protein, which produces MKATIVDVRTPQEFQGGHVAGSVNIPLQEIHLHLEKLKSLPSPIILCCASGIRSQQATSFLTSNGVDCKNGGSWLDVNANF
- a CDS encoding M1 family metallopeptidase, with product MRLLVIAFFLFFAGLIEAQTSYFQQRTDYKISVSLDDKKHQLDGKLELKYTNNSPHVLDKIGFHLWPNAYSTKSTAFAKQKSKQKSLKYHFAPITQMGNITELDFRVDQEQAKLMIDTKNPDMAWLILNQPLKPGQTIRIETPFQVKIPITFSRLGHNGHTYEITQWYPKPAVYDAKGWHLMPYLDQGEFFSEFGNFDVNIHLPENYVVASTGELQDESEKRFLEEKVRQSSQAIANQTKLYDKDPESSSQYKTIRYLAENVHDFAWFASKRFYVQKSNCQVQVFKNIETWGFFENPKFWSKSAEYVKRAVEFYSANVGTYPWPQATAVEAALSAGGGMEYPMITVISGANDDASLDNVITHEVGHNWFYGILGSNEREHPFMDEGINTYYENRYMDSFYAVREGFLPRKWNKYLGNLDQNQLGFRVFQRSHLSQHPDQHSANFFSWNYGIDVYSNTGYYLEYLEKYWGKKKFDSAMKNYYNEWKFKHPYPEDLKASLEKNAGEDLSWLFEGLLQSDNKTDYAIRSLKKNADGSQLILKNHGKIAAPIKITAWVKDSIYFENWVPGFEREMKLPFPNRNWTKIELDRELRSTDLYPSNNTYRPNRLFPKCDPIRLSLLPLMEKPSYNLIGITPLVGWNDYNKWMLGALISNPVLPQQKFKWSLQPMYSTETKHLVGKLNLSYSRFIIGKPLYKIDFGLKAKQFAYTRILSDQQILNYNQLSPFVALNFIHDHSILSNGELKYQVHFIQDQVLNYSEKLPITDHVNNVIHQLKYTFVKTHGLGNLRASANLQYERYKIINSDKEQYLRLDLDCYKNWIYKKGRGVETRIFTSFFPLNSQRNSSFIAARGVHSFTRGSVGLSYQGYMDATNENFFFGRTAPEGIWSQQIAEFQGGFHVANGVAQRGNFGNTNTFLVAVNLSMDLPFPKVGRIIRPYVDLGYFKPSSDLIPKSEQTAFTSGIQLRLLRNYLQFNFPVFHSSNIRTLYQSQDSHNYFKEITFTCRFSPVSLINIINSIKLN
- a CDS encoding ABC transporter permease, whose amino-acid sequence is MNQLEIFRIALSNIRANLLRSAITLTIIALGVMALVGILTAIDGIIFSMSSNFSYLGANSFNIQRLNSDMRSHQGGRKSQESEQIDYFQATSFKEKFTEQGLVSLSVGCTNNATIKFGSEKTNPTVRVRAIDDNYFKVAGYEIEYGRSFSPQEQESGSAKAIIGMELVKKLFKDKPEYALLKSISVNDQKYQVVGVLKSKGASMNEGADRRILIPLVNGRVMYGDLDYDISVKVDDAVRMEAVISSATGVMRIVRGLKSFEENDFEIRKSDGIIEFLKENTTKLRAAAIAIGLMTLLGAAIGLMNIMLVSVTERTKEIGIIKALGATRRNILIQFLIEAVLICLIGGVLGVALAIPLGNIVTVLMGGPYIIPWAWIILGFAVCTIVGIVAGLYPAVKASALDPVESLRYE
- a CDS encoding RecX family transcriptional regulator, which produces MNKIYSSKEITLQKLQHYCAYQDRSQKQVEKKLYELKCGREIAGEITLELIKSGYLNEERFARSFVRGKFRINHWGKKKIIHELEVHGITGKLVQIALQEISDEEYENEAFKQIISLAQNSKEIDFAAKQKIFRSLYQKGFESELINSLMDQYFIKKW